In Rhizorhabdus phycosphaerae, the genomic stretch CCGGCGAGCCCGGAGAAGCGGTCGGGATGGCGGTCGCAGATTTCGGCGATCGCCTCATAGGGAACCTCGAAACTGCCGCGCACGCGCAGGTCGCCGGCGCGCACCGCTATCAGCAGCGACCGCTCGATCCCGGCGGCGTCCATCTTGCGAAGATAGTCCTCGATCGCGATGCCGGGCCGCAGCGCCGGATCCATGCGGACCTGTTCCTTGAAAGTCTCGTCGAGGCCGGTCCAGCCTTTCTGGACGGCCTCAGGCGTGAAGATATTGCATACGATGTCGATATATCCGGACATGGGTACCCATTTGCTGGAGTCTGCGCATCCACCTCGGACACAAGGCTAGGTTGCGCTTCCATGACGGGTCAACGTCATCATGAATGCGATAAGCAAAAACATGTTTCTGTGTTTCATCGCATCGCCCAATGCGCATAATCCGCCGCCGTCGCATTGCTGGACAGATATGTGTTTTCGAGCATTTCATTCCTGCTCCCATTGACCCGCAGCCGCCGCTGTCCGTAGCGTGAGGTGGAATGGCCTGGCGCGACCGGGAGGCGGCGATGGCAGAACGACGGATGCGGAGATGAGCGCGGACGATGTCGTCAAGTCTGTGGGGCGTGTCTTCGCGATCCTCGAACTGTTCGACCGCCGCCGCGATGGCCTGACCGCGACCGAGGTGGAGCGCGCGCTCGACTGGCCCAAGTCGAGTACGCTGGCGCTGCTCAAGAGCATGGTCGCGCTCGGATATCTGTCCTTCGACCGGATCGAACGCCGCTATTCGCCTACGATCCGGGTGGCGCGGCTCGGCGACTGGATCGACGGCGCCGACGAGCGCCGCGACCTCGACGCGCTGGTCGAGGATTGCGCCGCAATGACCGGGCAGACCGTCACCATCTCATGTCAGAACGACCTGCGGATGCAGTTCCTGCTGGTCGAAGCGGGCAGCCGGCCGCTGCGCATGAACATCAATCCGGGACTCAAAGGGCCGCTGTTCCGGTCGAACATGGGCCGCGTCGCCCTGTCGACGAAGGGCGATGCCGAAATTGCGCGGCTCGCCGAGCGGGTCAACCGGCGGGCCAGCCTGCTCGGCGAGCGGGTCGACGATCTGGACGAAGTGCTCGCGCATGTCGCCCGCATCCGTGCGGAGGGCTTCAGTGCCGGCTACGGCCGCTTCATCCCGCATATCGGCGTGCTGAGCTGGCCGCTGCAGCGCCAGCCGACGGCCCCCGTGCTGGTACTGTCGATCGGCGGCCCGATCGACGAAGTGCGCGCATCGGAAAAGGAGATCGCGAAATTGATTCCGGCGCTGCTCGAAAGCCATGGCTTCCCGGCCAAGGGCGTGCCCGGCGACTGGAGTCGGGAGCCCCGCCATGGACGGTGACGGCATCGTCAAATCGGCCGCGCGGGTCTTCGCCGTGCTGGAGCTGTTCGAAGCGGAGCAGCGCCCGATGACGGCGACCGCGATCGAACGCGCGCTGACATGGCCGCAATCGAGCACGCTGGCACTGCTCAAGACGATGGTGCAGCTCGGCTATCTCGCCTTCGACCCGCTCGAAAGACGCTATGAGCCCAGCCTGCGGCTGTCGAACCTCGGCCGCTGGGTGGGGGCACGCTTCGTCCAGGGCCATCTCGACGATCTGATCCGGCAGGTGGGCGAGGCGACCGGCGAGACCGTCTCGATCGTCGGCCAGAACGACCTGTGGATGGAGTTTCTGCGCGTCCGCCCCGGCCGCAACCCGCTGACGCTGAACATCGACCCGGGCACCCATGCCCCCCTGTTCGGTTCGATCATCGGCCTGGTCGCCCTGTCCTGCCGGAGCGACCGCGAGATCGCCGAACTGGGCCAGCGCGTGCGCAAGCTGCCCGCCAAAAGCCGCGAGACCCCGGACATGGCGCATATCGCCGAAGAGATCGCCGCGATCCGCGCGGCCGGCCATGGCGTCGGCTATGGCCGCTACATCGCCAGCGTCGGCGCCATCGCCTGGCCGCTGCGGCAGGACCGCGATCCCCGCCCGCTGATCCTCTCCGTCGCCGGCCCGACCGAGATGATCCGCGAGGCCGAAGCGGCGATCGTCACAGCGGTGGAAAAGATCCTCGCGGAACACCGCGCGCGCCGGGGCAGAATGGGGTAAGCAGGGTCTCCTCGCCTGTTGTCGGACTATCCACCAACCAGCTTCGACGTGACGGGATACGCACGTTTTCCTGTTTGCGATGAGCATGGCCGTTGTTACTCAGCACCCCATGGCGATCCCCGATTATCAGGCGCTCATGCTTCCCGTCCTCACGGTCGCGGCCGAGGGCGCAATACGCGTGCCGGCAGCCGCCGAGACGATCGCCGACCGACTGGGCTTGTCTGGCGAGGAACGAGAGGAGATGCTGCCCAGCGGAAAGCAGCGAGTGCTGCACAACCGCATTCACTGGGCCAAATTCTACATGGCCAAGGCGGGGCTGATTGCCAGCCCGCAGCGCGGCGTGTTTGTCGCGACCGATGCAGGAAAGGCGTTGCTGGCCCAGAAGCCCGGTCGGATCGACGTCGAGAGGCTGAAGGGATACCCTGCTTTCAGGGCATTTTACGACCAGACGGGAACATCGCAGCCGATCGATCAGGCTGCGGCGGTGGCAGAAGCGACCGCTTCGGGTGCGACCCCCGAAGAACAGATCGATGCTGCAAGCGGCCTTCTCACATCCGCTCTGAAGGCCGATCTTCTCGCGCGGATCATCGAGCAGTCTCCAGCCTTTTTCGAACGCCTGATCGTCGAGTTGCTGGTCGCGATGGGCTATGGCGCTCGCACGAAGACGCCGCGCGACGTCTCGGCAAATCGGGGGACGGTGGCATCGATGGTATCATCGACGAAGACCGTCTCGGCCTCGATCGCATCTATGTTCAGGCGAAGCGCTATGCCCCCGGTTCGGCTGTTGGACGGCCGGAGATACAGGGGTTTGTGGGCAGCCTTGTCGGGCTCGGCGCCAGCAAGGGTGTGTTCGTCACGACCTCGTCGTTCAGCAAGCAGGCGCAGGATTATGCCAGCGGATTGCAGCAGCGGATAATCCTGATCGATGGCGAGCGGCTGTGCGATTTGATGATCGAGTTCGACGTCGGCGTCCGGCGCTACCGATCGATCGAGGTCAAACGGATCGACGAGGATTTCTTCAGCGAATGACGAAGCAATGCGCGACACCTCTTCGCAGAAGCATCGTTTCCGTCGTCGCGAAGGACTGACTGCAATGGCGAAAGGGATCTTCGTCCATCGAACGGACTCGATCTATGACGACAGCCCGGCCGAGCGCTATCAGTTTCCCAAGCAATATCTCGGCCGGGTCAGTGCCTGCATAGGCGACTGGATCATCTATTATGAGCCCCGCAAGGTCCGGGATACGCGCGGCTATTTTGCCGTGGCGAAGGTTGCGCATGTGACGCCCGACCCGGCCGCAAAGAGCATGTATGTCGCCCTGATCGAACCCGGCACATATCTCGACTTCCCCAATCCCGTCCCGTTCAACGGACCGCTGGGGCTGGTCGAACGAGGCGTCCTTAACGACCAGGGCAAAATCTCGGGGCGAGCGCAGGCGGCGGTGCGGCCCCTATCGACTGACGACTTCAACTGCATCATCGACGTTGGTCTGGCGGAAGATTTGAGCTTCCTCCCCAGGATCGGCGCTACGCCCGACGCCACCCTGTTCGAAGAACGCGCGCCATTCGCGTTCGAAATCGAACGAGACCGTGTGGCCAATCTAGGGTCACGCCTGGTCCGCGATCGACTGTTCCGCCGCCGCGTGGTCGCGGCCTATGACTCGCGATGCGCGGTAACCGGACTGAAACTCATCAATGGCGGAGGCCGGGCCGAGGTCGAGGCCGCGCACATCCGCCCAGTGGAGCGCGGCGGACCCGACATCGTTACCAATGGAATCGCACTTTCAGGGACGGTCCACTGGATGTTCGATCGCGGCCTGATCGCCTTGTCGGACGACCTTGAAATCCTGGTCAGCCGTCAGGCCAACGATCCGGACAGCATCAGGTCGCTGATCAACAAGACCGGTTTTGCGATACCTCCGCAGCGCGCGCTGGAACGTCCGCATCCCGCTTTTCTCGCCTGGCATCGGGAGCACTGCTTCAAGCACTGAGCGGCGCGACCTCCAGCAGCGCCCCCGTTCACCCCCGCGCCCGTGCCAGCACCGCCTGTGCGCGCACAAGATGGGGACGGTCGAGCATCGCGCCCTTGTGGCCGATCGTCCCGAGAGTCGGGTTCGCCGCGAACAGGTCGACGATCTCCTGCGCGGCGGCGCATTCCTCAGCCGTGGGGGTAAAAGCTGCGTTGATGACGGGGATCTGCGCGGGGTGGATGGCGAGCATGCTGCGGAAGCCGTCCTGTCGCACCTTGGCGGCGAGGGCCGCCAAGCCGGCTTCATCGCGGAAGTCGCCGTGGATCGTCTCGACCGCCGGCACCCCGGCGATGGCGGCACC encodes the following:
- a CDS encoding IclR family transcriptional regulator, whose translation is MDGDGIVKSAARVFAVLELFEAEQRPMTATAIERALTWPQSSTLALLKTMVQLGYLAFDPLERRYEPSLRLSNLGRWVGARFVQGHLDDLIRQVGEATGETVSIVGQNDLWMEFLRVRPGRNPLTLNIDPGTHAPLFGSIIGLVALSCRSDREIAELGQRVRKLPAKSRETPDMAHIAEEIAAIRAAGHGVGYGRYIASVGAIAWPLRQDRDPRPLILSVAGPTEMIREAEAAIVTAVEKILAEHRARRGRMG
- a CDS encoding restriction endonuclease yields the protein MDEDRLGLDRIYVQAKRYAPGSAVGRPEIQGFVGSLVGLGASKGVFVTTSSFSKQAQDYASGLQQRIILIDGERLCDLMIEFDVGVRRYRSIEVKRIDEDFFSE
- a CDS encoding HNH endonuclease, which gives rise to MAKGIFVHRTDSIYDDSPAERYQFPKQYLGRVSACIGDWIIYYEPRKVRDTRGYFAVAKVAHVTPDPAAKSMYVALIEPGTYLDFPNPVPFNGPLGLVERGVLNDQGKISGRAQAAVRPLSTDDFNCIIDVGLAEDLSFLPRIGATPDATLFEERAPFAFEIERDRVANLGSRLVRDRLFRRRVVAAYDSRCAVTGLKLINGGGRAEVEAAHIRPVERGGPDIVTNGIALSGTVHWMFDRGLIALSDDLEILVSRQANDPDSIRSLINKTGFAIPPQRALERPHPAFLAWHREHCFKH
- a CDS encoding IclR family transcriptional regulator, producing the protein MSADDVVKSVGRVFAILELFDRRRDGLTATEVERALDWPKSSTLALLKSMVALGYLSFDRIERRYSPTIRVARLGDWIDGADERRDLDALVEDCAAMTGQTVTISCQNDLRMQFLLVEAGSRPLRMNINPGLKGPLFRSNMGRVALSTKGDAEIARLAERVNRRASLLGERVDDLDEVLAHVARIRAEGFSAGYGRFIPHIGVLSWPLQRQPTAPVLVLSIGGPIDEVRASEKEIAKLIPALLESHGFPAKGVPGDWSREPRHGR